One window from the genome of Echinicola vietnamensis DSM 17526 encodes:
- a CDS encoding SusC/RagA family TonB-linked outer membrane protein, with translation MQTKIYFWVGALVFLLFLSGPILAQNVQVTGTITDENGMPIPGAAVLIKGTSNGTAADIDGKYTISASADQTLQFSFIGYKTTEVLVGNQTTIDVALTPDVSDLEEVVVVGYGSVKKSQLTGAISSVSSKEITDQPITDARQALQGRSSGVDVTSPGSKPGAAPQVRIRGRRSFNASNEPLYVVDGIPIAGGINDINPNDITSMEILKDASATAIYGSRGANGVVLVTTKRGTTGKTVVSLDSYYGFNESLGTIEVFNGPEFAEYKRESRRATGNYPEGPATQEADEALFEPVELEGIAAGRTTDYVGALTRTGAIQSHQLSVSGGSEKTQFFVSGGFFQDKGVVINQDYTRYNFRANVDHKINDKIRFGTSTLVSYSERNGENFNPIGGAMQENPLGKPYDEDGNLIFLPTSDGLRTNPLAEIVPGAIIDLTKRYRIFNSIYAEWKIIDGLTYRVNFGPDITIDRNGRFTGSQTNSRRGGDPIGSVNEDFRFNYTLENIITYDRTFGEDHTFKFTGLQSIQKDNLEETFLSVQGIPAESQSYNRLGDASQITGANTNLTQWTLLSFMGRLNYNFKGKYLITGTLRADGSSKFGENNKFSYFPSVAVGWNISDEPFFKASETFDQLKLRVSYGSIGNQAIDPYQTQPLLGRSTYAYENSPAFGYGPNTIGNPDLRWETSTTLNTGLDFSLIAGRISGSLEYYVTTTKDLLAPQPLPNSIGFGGYTTNVGKTQNRGVELTINSVNIDNSNFTWTTDFIFNRNREEILELPNGDDISAGRFVGEALTVFYDYKKIGIWQTDQADIAESYEDNVGEIRIEDINNDGQINADDRQILGSAVPDFVLGMTNRFSYKNIDLSFFIYGRFGSMIRSRFHDQFNGLYGRYNNLAVDYWTPNNPTNEFPRPNQNQESPKYASSMSYFDGTFIKVRNINVGYNFPDKIAGKIGMSSLRLYSSIQQPFIFAEYRTKHKGIDPEVYLDGDQGAGAGEVNANISPAVTSFTFGINAKF, from the coding sequence ATGCAAACCAAAATTTACTTTTGGGTGGGGGCACTTGTGTTCCTGCTATTCCTTTCCGGGCCTATTCTGGCCCAAAATGTACAAGTCACTGGGACCATTACCGATGAAAACGGGATGCCTATTCCAGGCGCAGCAGTCTTAATCAAAGGCACCAGCAATGGCACGGCCGCAGACATCGATGGAAAATACACCATTTCGGCCAGTGCAGACCAAACTTTACAATTTTCCTTTATTGGCTACAAGACTACCGAGGTGCTCGTCGGCAATCAAACCACCATTGATGTCGCTTTAACACCGGATGTGTCAGACTTGGAAGAGGTGGTGGTCGTGGGATATGGCTCCGTCAAAAAAAGTCAGCTTACCGGGGCCATTTCTTCAGTAAGCTCAAAAGAAATTACCGACCAGCCCATCACCGATGCCCGCCAGGCATTGCAAGGGCGTTCGTCTGGGGTGGACGTCACCTCCCCTGGCAGTAAGCCCGGTGCTGCTCCCCAAGTACGGATACGGGGCAGAAGATCCTTTAACGCCAGCAATGAGCCGCTCTACGTGGTAGATGGAATCCCCATCGCCGGGGGCATCAACGACATCAACCCAAATGACATTACGTCCATGGAAATCCTAAAGGATGCCTCTGCTACGGCCATTTACGGTTCGCGGGGCGCCAATGGCGTCGTGTTGGTCACCACCAAAAGGGGGACTACAGGCAAAACGGTAGTTTCCTTGGATTCCTATTATGGTTTCAATGAATCACTAGGAACGATAGAAGTGTTTAACGGTCCCGAATTTGCCGAATACAAACGTGAGTCGCGCAGGGCTACGGGGAATTATCCAGAAGGTCCTGCTACCCAAGAGGCAGACGAAGCCCTATTTGAACCTGTAGAGCTGGAAGGCATTGCTGCGGGAAGAACGACCGATTATGTAGGAGCCCTCACCCGGACAGGTGCCATCCAAAGTCATCAATTATCGGTTTCCGGAGGAAGTGAAAAAACCCAGTTTTTTGTCTCCGGAGGCTTCTTTCAGGATAAAGGCGTGGTCATCAACCAAGACTACACAAGGTATAACTTCCGTGCAAACGTTGACCATAAAATCAACGATAAAATCCGCTTTGGGACCTCTACGTTAGTTTCTTACAGCGAAAGAAACGGGGAAAACTTCAACCCGATCGGTGGTGCCATGCAGGAGAACCCACTCGGCAAGCCTTATGATGAAGATGGAAACCTTATTTTCCTGCCCACCTCTGACGGCCTCAGGACCAACCCCCTAGCGGAAATCGTGCCTGGCGCCATCATTGACCTTACCAAAAGGTACAGGATATTCAACAGTATTTATGCAGAGTGGAAGATCATAGACGGTCTGACGTACCGGGTAAATTTTGGTCCGGACATCACGATCGACCGAAACGGCAGGTTTACAGGTTCGCAGACCAATTCCAGAAGAGGTGGCGATCCCATAGGCAGTGTGAATGAAGATTTCAGGTTTAACTACACATTGGAAAACATCATTACCTATGACCGAACATTTGGCGAAGACCATACCTTTAAATTCACCGGTCTCCAATCCATCCAAAAGGATAATTTAGAAGAGACTTTTCTAAGTGTCCAAGGTATTCCCGCCGAAAGTCAAAGCTATAACAGGCTCGGGGACGCCAGCCAAATCACCGGAGCCAACACCAATTTGACCCAATGGACCCTGCTGTCCTTCATGGGGCGACTTAATTACAATTTCAAAGGCAAGTACCTCATTACAGGTACCTTAAGAGCTGATGGATCCTCGAAATTTGGAGAAAACAATAAATTTTCCTACTTCCCATCCGTGGCAGTGGGCTGGAACATTAGTGACGAGCCATTCTTTAAAGCCAGTGAAACATTTGACCAACTCAAGCTAAGGGTAAGTTATGGATCCATCGGTAACCAGGCCATCGATCCTTATCAGACCCAACCGCTATTGGGCAGAAGTACTTATGCTTATGAAAACAGCCCTGCATTCGGGTATGGTCCCAATACCATTGGCAATCCGGACCTTCGATGGGAAACGTCTACTACCCTAAACACGGGCTTGGATTTCTCCTTAATAGCAGGTCGGATCAGCGGTAGTTTGGAATATTATGTTACGACTACCAAGGACCTCCTGGCGCCACAGCCTTTGCCCAACTCCATCGGCTTTGGAGGTTATACCACCAATGTAGGCAAGACCCAAAACCGAGGTGTTGAGCTCACCATAAACAGTGTCAACATAGACAATAGCAATTTCACTTGGACAACAGACTTTATTTTTAACCGCAACAGAGAAGAAATCCTAGAGCTTCCAAACGGCGATGATATTTCTGCCGGACGATTTGTGGGAGAAGCGTTAACGGTATTTTATGATTATAAGAAAATCGGCATTTGGCAGACAGACCAGGCGGATATTGCGGAATCTTACGAAGACAATGTCGGAGAAATCAGGATAGAAGACATCAATAATGATGGCCAAATCAATGCAGATGATCGCCAGATTCTGGGCTCAGCAGTACCGGATTTCGTGTTGGGGATGACCAATAGGTTTTCCTATAAAAACATTGACCTATCCTTCTTTATCTATGGTCGATTCGGTTCCATGATCAGAAGTCGTTTCCATGACCAATTTAACGGGCTATACGGCCGATACAATAACCTCGCCGTGGATTATTGGACTCCAAACAACCCCACCAATGAATTTCCTCGTCCTAACCAAAACCAGGAAA
- a CDS encoding MFS transporter: MVKIKLNSIIKGYRWRIVALLFLATAIKYIDRNVLSFTMIDEGFRREMLGVSDTTALSSELIGKFKILMGYVDASFKFAYAIGFVLMGYFIDRVLVRKGYSIAIAIWSLAGIVTAFVSSFRGLSFTRFVFGFGESANFPAAIKTIAEWFPKKERSFATGIYNAGANVGIMATVLIVPALILNLGWRWSFLCTGLLGLVLLACWLLIYKPPKAHPKVSQDEQEHIHADEESEHEAEKVPWKDLLKTKGAWAIALGKFLTDPIWWFYLTWLPDFFNSNEALETKLDLTGLALPFIFIYFTSDLGSVFFGWLSGKFINMGWSLNKSRKVTLLLCALLVVPLIFAAKVANVYVAMVLVALAAAAHQGWSANLFTLSSDIFPKRVVGSVVGLAGMVGGIGGTIFAAFAGIILVKWGYFPIFIIASSAYLLAWLIIHLLVPKIGVRS; this comes from the coding sequence ATGGTTAAAATCAAATTAAATAGTATTATTAAAGGATATCGGTGGCGTATTGTGGCCTTGCTTTTTTTGGCTACTGCTATTAAGTATATCGACCGGAATGTCCTTTCGTTTACCATGATTGATGAAGGATTTCGGCGGGAAATGTTAGGTGTTTCGGATACGACAGCCCTATCCAGTGAATTGATCGGTAAATTCAAAATCCTGATGGGTTATGTCGATGCCAGTTTTAAATTTGCTTATGCCATCGGTTTTGTATTGATGGGATATTTTATCGATCGGGTTTTGGTCAGGAAAGGCTACAGTATCGCTATTGCTATTTGGAGTCTTGCAGGAATTGTCACGGCATTTGTCAGCAGCTTTAGAGGGCTTAGCTTTACGAGGTTTGTTTTCGGCTTTGGGGAATCCGCCAATTTTCCCGCGGCCATCAAAACCATCGCGGAGTGGTTCCCCAAAAAGGAGCGGTCTTTTGCCACCGGAATTTATAACGCCGGAGCCAATGTAGGAATCATGGCAACGGTTTTGATTGTCCCGGCCTTAATATTGAATTTGGGGTGGCGATGGTCATTTCTTTGTACTGGATTATTGGGCTTGGTGTTGTTGGCCTGTTGGCTTTTGATTTACAAACCGCCGAAAGCACACCCGAAAGTGAGCCAAGATGAGCAGGAACATATTCATGCTGACGAGGAAAGTGAACACGAAGCTGAAAAAGTCCCCTGGAAAGACTTGCTAAAGACCAAAGGCGCTTGGGCGATTGCCTTGGGGAAGTTTTTGACGGATCCGATCTGGTGGTTTTACCTCACCTGGTTGCCGGATTTCTTTAATAGCAATGAGGCCTTGGAAACCAAACTTGACCTGACGGGACTGGCGCTTCCCTTTATCTTTATTTATTTCACATCTGATCTGGGCAGTGTGTTTTTTGGTTGGTTATCGGGCAAGTTTATCAATATGGGCTGGTCGCTAAATAAGAGCCGAAAAGTCACGCTGCTGCTGTGCGCCTTGTTGGTGGTTCCCTTGATTTTTGCAGCAAAAGTCGCCAATGTATACGTTGCGATGGTATTGGTGGCTTTGGCAGCCGCGGCTCACCAAGGCTGGTCCGCAAACTTATTCACCTTATCTTCCGACATTTTTCCAAAGAGAGTAGTGGGATCGGTAGTGGGCTTGGCAGGAATGGTGGGAGGAATAGGAGGGACCATCTTTGCAGCCTTTGCAGGGATCATATTGGTAAAATGGGGGTATTTCCCAATCTTTATCATCGCGTCATCCGCTTACCTGCTGGCTTGGTTGATCATTCATCTTTTAGTGCCCAAGATCGGCGTGCGTTCATAG
- a CDS encoding hydroxypyruvate isomerase family protein: MKNHHNPRRTFLKNAALGSALATLTSGASFARTNPTPHVPQKFNLNYAPHFGMFRNHAGDDLVDQINFMAEQGFPALEDNGLMKRSVEDQKRIGAALEKNDMTMGVFVIDPGFNWEVALTTGKEEYKEAFVKECKKAVEVAKIVNAKWMTVVPGYFERNLPLDQQTAHIIDAYRLGADVFEPHGLTMVMEPLSDNPHLYLRHSNQAYMICKAVASPAVKILYDIYHMQRNEGNLIPNMELCWEEIAYIQIGDNPGRKEPGTGEINYQNVFKWIHEKGFTGICGMEHGNAHSGKAGEQALIDAYHQADSFIS; the protein is encoded by the coding sequence ATGAAAAACCATCATAACCCTAGAAGGACTTTTTTAAAAAATGCTGCACTGGGCAGTGCTTTGGCGACACTGACCAGTGGAGCCTCTTTTGCCCGCACGAATCCAACACCCCATGTGCCCCAAAAGTTTAATTTAAATTACGCTCCCCATTTTGGTATGTTTAGGAATCATGCTGGTGATGACTTGGTAGATCAAATTAACTTTATGGCTGAACAAGGCTTTCCCGCATTGGAAGATAATGGGCTCATGAAACGTTCCGTAGAAGACCAAAAGCGTATCGGGGCGGCCTTGGAAAAAAACGACATGACAATGGGGGTTTTTGTGATCGACCCCGGGTTCAACTGGGAAGTGGCCTTGACGACGGGAAAAGAGGAGTACAAGGAAGCATTTGTAAAAGAATGCAAGAAGGCCGTAGAAGTGGCCAAAATTGTCAATGCAAAATGGATGACAGTGGTACCGGGATATTTTGAACGGAATCTTCCACTTGACCAACAAACCGCCCATATCATTGATGCCTATAGATTAGGAGCAGATGTTTTTGAACCACACGGGCTGACGATGGTGATGGAACCGCTCAGTGACAATCCCCACCTTTACCTCCGACATTCCAATCAAGCCTATATGATCTGCAAGGCCGTGGCCAGTCCAGCTGTCAAAATCCTTTACGATATTTATCATATGCAGCGAAATGAAGGTAACCTCATCCCCAATATGGAGCTTTGCTGGGAGGAAATTGCCTATATCCAAATTGGTGACAACCCTGGCCGGAAAGAACCTGGCACAGGTGAAATCAATTATCAGAATGTCTTTAAGTGGATTCATGAAAAGGGATTTACCGGCATCTGTGGGATGGAGCACGGCAATGCCCATTCTGGAAAAGCTGGTGAGCAAGCCCTTATAGACGCGTACCACCAAGCTGATTCCTTTATTAGCTAA
- a CDS encoding helix-turn-helix transcriptional regulator has translation MNRIDRLTAILTHLQTKRLVKAQHLADRFNISLRTVYRDIRALEEAGVPIIGEAGAGYSLLEGYRLPPVMFTQEEAMAFVMAEKMVEKLTDKESAGHFREAMYKIRSVLRSAEKDVYELAESHIAIRKRPNSLLQNDRPKTIPTILSGIVKKEVLQMDYQATGQDEPSWRAIEPMGIYYYFDQWYMIAYCRLREAYRTFRIDRIVKLVESGEHYEDKHPTLQAYLKELENQKELTKIVVQVDNRVVPYLNGDKYDYGLVYQSDKGDQTEMTFMLPYEDDFIRWFFMFAEYADIISPEHVKDKASAKLQEKWERLKKIPSS, from the coding sequence ATGAATAGAATTGACCGTTTGACTGCTATTTTGACACACCTTCAGACCAAAAGATTGGTCAAGGCGCAACATTTGGCAGATCGATTTAATATAAGCTTGCGGACCGTGTATAGGGATATACGGGCGCTGGAAGAAGCGGGTGTTCCGATCATTGGTGAAGCGGGGGCAGGGTATTCTCTTTTGGAAGGCTACAGGCTTCCGCCAGTGATGTTTACCCAAGAGGAGGCCATGGCGTTTGTCATGGCCGAAAAGATGGTAGAAAAGCTTACCGATAAAGAAAGCGCAGGCCATTTTAGGGAAGCCATGTATAAGATCAGATCGGTGTTGAGAAGTGCAGAGAAGGATGTATATGAGTTGGCAGAATCCCATATTGCCATCCGAAAACGCCCCAATAGTCTTTTGCAAAATGATCGGCCGAAAACCATTCCTACGATCCTGTCGGGTATAGTGAAAAAAGAAGTACTCCAGATGGACTACCAAGCCACTGGCCAGGACGAGCCATCGTGGAGAGCTATAGAGCCGATGGGGATTTATTATTATTTTGACCAATGGTATATGATCGCATATTGTAGGCTTCGGGAGGCCTACAGGACTTTTCGGATTGATCGGATTGTCAAGTTGGTGGAATCAGGAGAACACTATGAAGACAAACATCCCACTTTGCAGGCGTATTTAAAGGAATTGGAAAACCAAAAAGAACTGACCAAGATTGTGGTTCAGGTGGATAATCGGGTAGTTCCGTACTTAAATGGGGACAAATATGATTATGGTTTAGTGTACCAGTCTGACAAAGGCGACCAAACGGAAATGACTTTTATGCTTCCTTACGAGGACGATTTTATCAGGTGGTTTTTCATGTTTGCCGAATATGCTGATATCATTTCTCCAGAACATGTTAAAGATAAGGCGAGTGCAAAACTGCAAGAAAAGTGGGAGAGGCTTAAAAAAATTCCAAGCTCCTGA
- a CDS encoding heme/hemin ABC transporter substrate-binding protein, producing MRKNIAYVFVLLLTVACSSKGNREHVTATPEQDDPKIITAGGTITEIVHALGHGDAIVATDRTSTYPSQMQTLPSIGYRNQIQAEGILSLNPDWILVEEHYLNQDVVTQLQNSGKQVTVLPKPQSEEAAAALIKEIGGMLEEKERAEGLIEQLTQDLETLRGLKAENDTQPKVAFIMSRGPEMVFLAGKNTFASAMIALSGGQPVEVDFEGMKPLTPEALPALNPDYILMFESGFQASGGKEGLRAIQGITETNAWKKDQFVVMDGHYVSSFGPRLGQAAIELFEKTHP from the coding sequence ATGAGAAAGAATATAGCCTATGTTTTTGTCCTGCTATTGACCGTGGCATGTAGCAGTAAAGGGAACCGTGAGCACGTGACGGCAACACCAGAGCAGGATGATCCCAAAATCATTACGGCAGGAGGAACGATCACTGAAATTGTCCATGCTTTGGGGCATGGAGATGCCATAGTAGCGACAGACCGTACCAGTACATATCCTTCGCAAATGCAAACCTTGCCCTCCATCGGTTATAGAAATCAAATTCAAGCTGAAGGAATTTTATCGCTTAATCCGGATTGGATTCTAGTGGAAGAACATTACCTCAACCAAGATGTAGTGACCCAACTACAAAACAGCGGTAAACAGGTCACGGTTCTTCCTAAACCACAATCCGAAGAAGCGGCAGCTGCACTTATTAAGGAAATAGGAGGAATGCTTGAGGAAAAGGAAAGGGCTGAAGGATTAATAGAGCAGTTGACGCAGGATTTGGAAACCTTACGGGGGCTAAAAGCCGAAAATGACACCCAGCCAAAAGTAGCTTTTATCATGTCCAGAGGGCCAGAAATGGTCTTTTTGGCCGGGAAAAATACTTTTGCCTCGGCCATGATAGCCTTATCCGGTGGTCAGCCTGTTGAGGTAGATTTTGAGGGCATGAAACCGTTGACTCCAGAAGCATTGCCCGCTCTGAATCCAGATTATATCCTGATGTTTGAGTCGGGCTTCCAAGCCTCTGGTGGGAAGGAAGGCCTGCGTGCCATTCAGGGAATTACGGAGACCAACGCTTGGAAGAAGGATCAGTTCGTCGTAATGGATGGACATTATGTGTCCAGTTTTGGTCCCCGATTAGGGCAGGCGGCTATAGAATTGTTTGAGAAAACCCATCCTTGA